A single genomic interval of Lathyrus oleraceus cultivar Zhongwan6 chromosome 7, CAAS_Psat_ZW6_1.0, whole genome shotgun sequence harbors:
- the LOC127101017 gene encoding ribulose bisphosphate carboxylase/oxygenase activase, chloroplastic: MATSLTTFGAINMAQLKLNGSSNGVPMTSSSFFGPSIKKVSSLISSQKSLYGNFKVSAQVEYDEEKQTSKDRWAGLAYDVSDDQQDITRGKGMVDSVFQAPMESGTHYAVMTSYDYISTGLRQYNLDNTVDGLYIAPAFMDKLVVHVTKNYLSLPNIKVPLILGIWGGKGQGKSFQCELVFAKMGISPIMMSAGELESGNAGEPAKLIRQRYREAADIIKKGKMCCLFINDLDAGAGRLGGTTQYTVNNQMVNATLMNIADNPTNVQLPGMYNKEENPRVPIVVTGNDFSTLYAPLIRDGRMEKFYWAPTREDRIGVCQGIFRSDGVPKDGIVKIVDAFPGQSIDFFGALRARVYDDEVRKLISGIGVEHIGKRLVNSKEGPPTFEQPKMTIEKLLEYGNMLVQEQENVKRVQLADKYLGEAALGDANEDAIKTGNFYGQGAQQVAFPVQEGCADPYAENYDPTARSDDGSCSYNL, encoded by the exons ATGGCAACTTCTTTGACAACTTTTGGAGCCATTAACATGGCACAG TTGAAATTGAATGGCTCTAGCAATGGTGTTCCTATGACAAGTTCATCATTTTTTGGACCAAGTATCAAGAAAGTTAGTTCTTTGATTTCAAGCCAGAAGAGTTTGTATGGAAATTTCAAAGTGTCTGCACAAGTCGAATACGACGAGGAAAAGCAGACCTCAAAGGACAGATGGGCTGGACTTGCTTATGATGTTTCAGATGATCAGCAGGATATCACAAGAGGGAAGGGAATGGTGGACAGTGTCTTTCAAGCTCCTATGGAATCTGGAACTCACTATGCTGTCATGACTTCCTATGATTATATCAGTACCGGTCTTCGCCA GTACAATTTGGATAATACGGTTGATGGATTGTATATCGCGCCTGCATTTATGGATAAACTTGTTGTTCACGTCACCAAGAACTATCTGAGCTTGCCAAATATTAAGGTTCCTCTCATTTTGGGAATTTGGGGAGGAAAAGGTCAAGGGAAATCATTTCAATGCGAGCTTGTCTTTGCGAAGATGGGAATCAG CCCTATAATGATGAGTGCGGGAGAATTAGAAAGTGGAAATGCTGGAGAGCCTGCAAAGTTGATTAGGCAAAGGTACCGTGAGGCGGCCGACATTATCAAAAAAGGAAAGATGTGTTGTCTTTTCATCAATGATCTTGATGCAGGAGCTGGTAGACTTGGTGGAACTACTCAATACACAGTTAACAACCAGATGGTAAATGCGACCCTCATGAACATTGCTGACAACCCTACCAATGTTCAACTTCCTGGTATGTACAACAAGGAAGAAAATCCCCGCGTCCCTATCGTCGTTACTGGAAATGACTTCTCTACATTGTATGCTCCTTTAATTCGCGATGGACGTATGGAAAAATTCTACTGGGCGCCTACTCGCGAAGATAGGATCGGTGTCTGTCAAGGTATTTTTAGGTCAGATGGTGTCCCTAAGGATGGCATTGTCAAGATTGTTGACGCATTCCCTGGACAGTCAATTG ATTTTTTTGGTGCCTTGAGGGCTAGAGTGTATGATGATGAAGTGAGGAAATTGATTTCTGGTATTGGTGTGGAGCATATTGGGAAAAGGCTTGTGAACTCAAAGGAGGGACCTCCAACTTTTGAGCAACCAAAGATGACTATTGAGAAGCTACTAGAGTATGGAAATATGCTGGTTCAAGAACAAGAGAATGTGAAGAGGGTTCAGTTAGCTGACAAATACCTCGGCGAGGCAGCTCTTGGAGACGCGAACGAAGATGCTATCAAGACTGGAAACTTCTATG GACAAGGAGCTCAGCAAGTTGCTTTTCCTGTTCAAGAAGGCTGTGCCGACCCTTATGCAGAAAACTATGATCCAACAGCCAGAAGTGACGACGGAAGCTGCTCATACAATTTGTAG